A portion of the Halobacillus ihumii genome contains these proteins:
- a CDS encoding nucleotidyltransferase domain-containing protein, which yields MFERCLQVKEFMASYEGKWMIAGGWAIDLHIGEETRDHEDIEVAVFRDEQNSLASLLADWDIYIANEGKKEKWHLDAPLELPIHEIHASHQDGKQLEVLLNERNKGRWKFRRDPELSFPLSMMNLQSEQGVPYLNPEIVLLYKAANTKEKDHDDFNYVFPHLNEHQKEWLKQALIQHAPNHPWLEALLY from the coding sequence ATGTTTGAACGTTGTTTACAAGTAAAGGAGTTCATGGCTTCCTATGAAGGGAAATGGATGATTGCAGGAGGGTGGGCCATCGATTTACATATCGGAGAAGAAACACGAGATCATGAGGATATTGAGGTGGCTGTATTTCGTGATGAACAAAATAGTTTAGCTTCATTGCTTGCGGATTGGGATATCTATATCGCAAACGAAGGGAAAAAGGAAAAGTGGCATTTAGATGCTCCATTGGAACTTCCGATTCATGAGATTCATGCCTCTCATCAGGATGGAAAGCAATTAGAGGTTTTACTTAATGAAAGAAATAAAGGAAGGTGGAAATTTAGAAGAGATCCAGAACTGTCTTTTCCTTTATCCATGATGAATCTTCAATCAGAGCAAGGAGTGCCCTATTTAAATCCTGAGATCGTTCTTCTGTATAAAGCAGCCAACACGAAGGAAAAAGATCATGATGACTTCAATTACGTTTTTCCTCATTTAAATGAGCACCAAAAAGAATGGTTGAAGCAAGCCTTAATTCAGCATGCACCTAATCACCCCTG
- a CDS encoding metal-dependent hydrolase — MMASGHQVVGFTCGVAALTFLPELDRLPATSYETTLYFLCVLFGSLLPDIDTPRSTLGKWFWKILLMFLLVAVIAYLFAPSIIEMYRDELSVLTMLILPILVMVRSHRKMTHSVLFIFLIGGYCYLIDSFLAVPLNYFIGLLVGVCSHLLGDFITKKGIPLLYPFSKKHFRFIVTFTTGSSAEKMIVMALVVANICFLVDFVI; from the coding sequence ATGATGGCATCAGGGCACCAAGTCGTTGGCTTTACTTGCGGAGTAGCTGCACTAACATTTTTACCTGAACTAGATCGTTTACCTGCTACGTCCTATGAGACTACATTATATTTTTTATGCGTTTTGTTCGGGTCTCTTCTTCCCGATATAGATACACCGAGATCAACTCTTGGAAAATGGTTTTGGAAAATCCTTCTCATGTTCCTTCTAGTAGCGGTCATTGCTTATTTGTTTGCTCCGTCAATTATAGAAATGTACAGAGATGAATTAAGTGTTTTGACAATGCTTATTTTACCTATTCTCGTTATGGTTCGCAGTCATAGAAAAATGACACATTCCGTTTTATTTATTTTTCTGATAGGTGGATACTGTTATTTGATTGACTCCTTTCTTGCTGTTCCGTTGAATTACTTCATCGGACTGCTGGTCGGTGTCTGCTCACATTTGCTTGGGGATTTTATTACGAAAAAAGGAATTCCATTATTGTATCCTTTTTCTAAGAAACATTTTCGGTTTATTGTAACGTTCACAACAGGTTCTTCTGCTGAAAAAATGATTGTAATGGCTTTAGTAGTAGCGAATATCTGTTTTCTTGTAGATTTTGTTATTTAG
- a CDS encoding BCCT family transporter yields the protein MPLYETISKIKYGTFGGTALNSDLMDGTNIAEVVNNDITLALFETYNYLPMTDILSILSIALIATFLITSADSATYILASMTADRTLFPPLLTKIVWGFLMSAISAVLLIAGGLDALQTASLVSSLPFAVILFIFMYAFLKMIRHEPIPQRKVRRQKSNNNIQRRGPAL from the coding sequence ATGCCGCTTTACGAAACAATTAGTAAAATCAAGTATGGAACTTTCGGAGGCACAGCCTTAAATAGTGACTTAATGGATGGAACGAATATCGCTGAGGTCGTCAACAATGACATAACACTGGCTTTATTTGAAACGTACAATTACCTGCCGATGACAGATATACTGTCCATTCTTTCCATTGCATTAATTGCTACGTTCTTGATCACGTCTGCCGACTCTGCTACTTATATCCTGGCAAGTATGACAGCTGACAGAACACTGTTCCCTCCATTACTAACTAAAATCGTATGGGGTTTCCTCATGTCAGCGATTTCTGCTGTCCTTTTAATAGCAGGCGGACTTGATGCATTGCAAACCGCTTCGCTTGTATCATCTTTACCTTTTGCCGTGATTCTCTTTATTTTCATGTATGCTTTCTTGAAAATGATCCGGCATGAGCCGATCCCACAAAGGAAAGTCAGACGCCAAAAAAGCAACAATAATATACAAAGAAGAGGGCCTGCACTTTAG